The proteins below come from a single Mya arenaria isolate MELC-2E11 chromosome 8, ASM2691426v1 genomic window:
- the LOC128242695 gene encoding uncharacterized protein LOC128242695 has product MGKEADIEVKISQDWSTCWITSCAEISPGLFLMADRANSSVKLVDLTIRIVTSSLQLQGWPWDLCVLPDDQAAVTLPDKSIVQLLSTKGGQLSLVKELKVSDSCHVIAFYNNQLYLSYCTNEPRIEVMTMDGVSEKEFQNDRGNQLFQSPYHLTMSALSPPNLYVPDYITDTVFELSLDGKVVREYQDKHLVKPLSVVAVSPDLLLVCGRNSHNVMKLSETDGSIQELLGEKDGLSQPYSVAFCPHKRTVIVGMYPNNIFHQTLKEV; this is encoded by the exons CCTGGTCTCTTCCTTATGGCTGACCGTGCTAACAGCAGCGTCAAACTGGTTGACCTAACAATCCGCATCGTCACTTCTAG CCTCCAGCTACAAGGTTGGCCCTGGGATCTGTGTGTGCTCCCTGACGACCAGGCCGCCGTAACTCTCCCTGATAAGTCCATTGTTCAGCTGCTGTCTACGAAAGGAGGGCAGTTGTCGTTGGTAAAGGAACTTAAAGTGTCTGATAGCTGTCATGTTATTGCGTTctataataatcaattatacCTTTCCTATTGCACCAACGAACCGCGCATTGAGGTAATGACAATGGATGGTGTTTCTGAAAAGGAATTTCAAAACGACCGTGGAAACCAACTTTTCCAATCTCCATATCACCTGACTATGTCAGCTTTATCACCGCCGAACTTATACGTGCCTGATTACATTACCGACACCGTCTTTGAGCTGTCCCTGGACGGGAAGGTCGTGAGGGAGTACCAGGATAAGCACCTCGTCAAACCGTTATCCGTAGTCGCCGTGAGTCCAGATCTGCTGTTAGTGTGTGGGCGGAACAGTCATAATGTGATGAAGCTGTCGGAGACGGACGGCAGCATTCAGGAATTACTTGGCGAGAAGGACGGACTGTCCCAACCATACTCCGTCGCTTTCTGTCCTCACAAACGTACCGTGATCGTAGGGATGTACCCTAACAACATATTTCAccaaactcttaaagaagtttaG